The Claveliimonas bilis genome window below encodes:
- a CDS encoding M24 family metallopeptidase: protein MSNLEKIVKWLGTTSYEGVVLGRRDNFKWITEENANAVVTNGEVGIAFLVIEKSGKVKMIADSSDCPRMSEEQNALGAECILAPWYETLDGFLADCCRGKKYASDTGISDTVYVQGELVDLRMQLSQKELERYREIGQECARIVERVAKDARPGQTENEVAAMLKCRCIEKGVSPDCVLVGSDDRILKYRHPVPTDKKIEKSLMVVLGGEKYGLNISMTRIVSYGKPDKEIAARMKKTQYIFASMQNMMEDGMAYSEYFRKVQKLYDEAGWPDEWKMHHQGGPTGYGCREFVVTPDTKGALREGQAYAWNPTILGTKCEETTYLKDGRVEILTRTKDWPCTVVETEYGSLDVADILIVS from the coding sequence ATGAGCAATTTAGAGAAAATTGTAAAGTGGCTGGGAACGACTTCTTATGAAGGCGTCGTTCTCGGAAGAAGAGATAATTTCAAATGGATCACAGAAGAGAACGCAAATGCAGTAGTGACCAATGGGGAAGTCGGTATTGCATTTCTTGTGATCGAAAAATCCGGGAAAGTGAAGATGATCGCTGACAGCAGCGACTGCCCGAGAATGAGTGAAGAGCAGAATGCTCTGGGGGCAGAGTGTATTCTTGCCCCGTGGTATGAGACTCTTGACGGCTTTCTTGCAGACTGCTGCAGGGGAAAGAAGTATGCTTCCGATACAGGTATTTCCGATACTGTATATGTCCAGGGAGAGCTTGTGGATCTTCGGATGCAGCTTAGCCAAAAAGAGTTGGAGCGGTATCGGGAAATCGGACAGGAATGTGCCCGGATCGTAGAGAGAGTAGCGAAAGATGCGCGTCCCGGACAGACGGAAAATGAAGTGGCAGCTATGCTGAAGTGCCGGTGTATTGAAAAGGGCGTCAGCCCGGACTGTGTCCTGGTGGGAAGCGACGACCGGATTTTGAAATACCGCCATCCCGTTCCTACAGATAAGAAAATAGAAAAATCTTTAATGGTAGTTCTGGGAGGAGAAAAATACGGACTGAACATCAGTATGACAAGGATTGTCAGTTATGGAAAGCCAGATAAAGAGATTGCAGCGAGAATGAAAAAGACCCAGTATATTTTTGCATCTATGCAGAATATGATGGAAGATGGAATGGCATACAGTGAATATTTCCGGAAGGTGCAAAAGCTTTATGATGAGGCCGGGTGGCCTGACGAGTGGAAAATGCACCATCAGGGAGGACCTACCGGATACGGCTGCAGAGAATTTGTGGTCACGCCGGATACAAAAGGCGCTCTCCGGGAGGGGCAGGCTTATGCATGGAACCCGACAATCCTGGGGACAAAATGTGAGGAGACAACCTATCTGAAAGATGGACGGGTTGAGATCCTGACAAGGACTAAGGACTGGCCGTGCACTGTTGTGGAGACAGAGTACGGAAGCCTGGATGTGGCAGATATCCTGATAGTGTCTTAA
- a CDS encoding SDR family oxidoreductase encodes MGIIESMRLDGKAIYVTGGASGIGRCAAMAFAEAGADVAIVDINLEGAEKVAKEIADATGSKTIAIQADVTNQEQVEAMVAKVVETYGKLDAAFNNAGICINVPAEEMTYEQWRKVTDINLNGVFLCATAAGRQMMKQGYGSIINTASMSGHIVNVPQPQCAYNASKAGVILLTKSLAVEWAKKGVRVNCISPGYIGTELILEAEHLKPLMAQWNEMAPMGRVGKPEELQSILVYLAGDTSTFTTGSDIVVDGAFTCF; translated from the coding sequence ATGGGAATTATTGAAAGCATGAGACTTGATGGAAAAGCAATCTATGTAACAGGAGGCGCAAGCGGAATCGGAAGATGTGCGGCAATGGCTTTTGCAGAGGCAGGAGCTGATGTGGCGATCGTAGATATCAATCTGGAAGGAGCTGAAAAAGTAGCAAAAGAAATTGCAGATGCTACAGGCTCAAAGACAATTGCGATCCAGGCGGATGTAACCAACCAGGAACAGGTTGAAGCTATGGTTGCAAAGGTTGTTGAGACATACGGAAAGCTGGATGCTGCTTTTAATAACGCCGGAATTTGTATCAATGTTCCAGCAGAAGAAATGACATATGAGCAGTGGAGAAAAGTAACCGATATCAATTTGAACGGAGTATTCCTGTGTGCAACAGCAGCAGGAAGACAGATGATGAAACAGGGATACGGTTCCATTATCAATACAGCTTCCATGTCAGGACATATCGTAAATGTACCGCAGCCACAGTGTGCATACAATGCATCTAAGGCAGGCGTGATCCTTCTGACAAAATCTCTTGCTGTTGAATGGGCGAAAAAAGGCGTCCGCGTAAACTGCATCAGCCCGGGATATATCGGAACAGAGCTGATCCTTGAGGCAGAACACCTGAAACCTCTGATGGCACAGTGGAATGAGATGGCTCCGATGGGAAGAGTTGGAAAACCGGAAGAACTTCAGTCAATTCTGGTATATCTGGCAGGAGATACAAGTACATTTACAACAGGATCGGACATTGTTGTGGACGGAGCATTTACCTGCTTCTAA
- a CDS encoding ROK family transcriptional regulator — MKGNASNIQVKQLNRNRVFRYINSREKTSMPEIAMALHISTPTVLSIVNELEKRQMVEVNGEFESTGGRKAKILTAVRNSRYAVGLDITANHVSITYTDLSGRALNHRRIRKPFVYSDDYFAELARLTEEFVKEWDVPPEKIEGMGISMPAIINSREQIITNSHALGVYNVSCRSWTEKMPYRCDLVNDANAAAVTEISGRRIPGNMVYFSLSNTVGGAALFRDDLGRIKFWSPWQGDTYSLYEGDNWRSCEFGHMVIHPGGERCYCGKEGCVDAYCSALKLADRTEGNLERFFLEMEAGNEEFQKVWEEYLQNLAIAVDNLRMCFDCRVVLGGYVGSNISPYIDRIRRLAAEKNIFEKDGSYIDACRYQKEASALGAAILQIERYIDTI; from the coding sequence ATGAAAGGGAATGCAAGTAATATCCAAGTTAAACAGTTGAACAGAAACCGAGTGTTTCGCTATATTAACAGCAGAGAAAAGACGAGCATGCCGGAGATTGCAATGGCGCTGCATATCAGTACGCCTACCGTGCTTTCTATTGTAAATGAGCTGGAAAAAAGACAGATGGTAGAGGTAAACGGCGAGTTTGAATCTACCGGAGGAAGAAAAGCCAAGATCCTTACTGCTGTAAGGAACAGCCGATATGCGGTGGGGCTGGATATTACGGCAAACCATGTGAGCATTACATACACAGATCTTTCCGGTCGTGCATTGAATCACAGAAGGATTCGCAAACCCTTTGTCTATTCGGATGATTATTTTGCGGAGTTAGCCCGCCTGACAGAAGAGTTTGTGAAAGAATGGGATGTGCCTCCGGAGAAAATCGAGGGAATGGGAATTTCCATGCCGGCTATTATTAACAGCAGGGAGCAGATCATTACTAATTCTCATGCGCTGGGAGTCTATAATGTATCCTGCAGGAGCTGGACCGAGAAAATGCCCTATCGGTGTGATCTTGTCAATGATGCCAATGCAGCGGCGGTGACGGAGATCAGTGGCAGGAGAATACCGGGAAATATGGTATATTTCTCTTTGAGCAATACGGTCGGAGGAGCAGCTCTTTTTCGTGATGATCTGGGAAGGATCAAATTCTGGTCGCCATGGCAGGGAGATACTTACAGTCTTTATGAGGGAGACAATTGGAGGAGCTGTGAATTTGGTCATATGGTGATCCATCCGGGAGGAGAAAGGTGTTACTGCGGAAAAGAAGGATGTGTAGACGCCTACTGTTCCGCTTTGAAACTGGCAGACAGGACAGAGGGAAATCTGGAGAGATTTTTCCTGGAAATGGAAGCGGGCAATGAGGAGTTTCAGAAGGTATGGGAAGAATATCTTCAGAATCTGGCAATTGCTGTTGATAATCTCAGGATGTGTTTTGACTGCCGGGTCGTTCTGGGAGGATATGTGGGAAGCAACATTTCCCCTTATATAGACAGGATCCGCAGGCTGGCAGCGGAAAAAAATATTTTTGAAAAAGACGGAAGTTATATTGACGCATGCAGGTATCAGAAGGAGGCTTCGGCTCTCGGAGCAGCCATCCTGCAGATAGAGAGGTATATAGACACGATATAA
- a CDS encoding NAD(P)-dependent alcohol dehydrogenase, giving the protein MEGNMKVAVMNGIGKMGYTERPIPVPKDDEVLVKLEYVGICGSDMHYYEMGRIGDYVVEPPFVLGHEPGGTVVEVGKNVTHLKVGDRVALEPGKTCGKCKFCREGKYNLCPDVVFFATPPVDGVFQEYVAHEAALCFKLPDNVSTLEGALIEPLAVGFHAANQGGAHIGQKAVVFGAGCIGLVSMMALKASGVSEVYVVDIMQKRLDKAMELGADGVINSKDVDVLEKAKELTDGEGFDLAIETAGTEITTNQAIQVVRKGSNIVLVGYGKTGMMNMMMSLALDKEITFKTVFRYRHIYPMAIDAVAQGKVNLKGIATHIFDFDDIQNAMDRSINEKAEIVKAVVKIAK; this is encoded by the coding sequence ATGGAAGGAAATATGAAAGTTGCTGTGATGAACGGAATTGGAAAGATGGGATATACCGAAAGACCAATTCCTGTTCCGAAGGATGACGAGGTGTTGGTAAAACTGGAATATGTCGGAATCTGCGGCAGCGACATGCATTATTACGAGATGGGAAGGATAGGAGACTATGTGGTAGAGCCTCCGTTTGTTCTTGGACATGAGCCGGGAGGCACTGTTGTGGAAGTCGGAAAAAATGTGACTCATTTGAAAGTGGGCGACCGTGTTGCCCTGGAGCCGGGAAAAACATGCGGCAAGTGCAAATTTTGCAGAGAAGGCAAATATAATCTCTGTCCGGATGTTGTCTTTTTTGCTACTCCGCCGGTAGACGGAGTGTTCCAGGAGTATGTGGCTCATGAGGCTGCTCTTTGCTTTAAACTTCCCGATAATGTGAGCACACTGGAGGGAGCTCTGATCGAGCCTCTGGCAGTTGGTTTTCATGCGGCGAATCAGGGAGGCGCTCATATCGGACAGAAAGCAGTTGTATTTGGAGCGGGATGTATCGGCCTTGTATCTATGATGGCTTTAAAAGCAAGCGGAGTATCAGAAGTATATGTGGTTGATATTATGCAGAAGCGGCTGGACAAGGCTATGGAACTTGGCGCGGACGGCGTGATCAACAGCAAGGATGTGGATGTGCTGGAGAAAGCAAAAGAACTGACAGACGGAGAAGGTTTTGACCTTGCCATTGAGACTGCCGGAACTGAGATTACCACAAATCAGGCCATTCAGGTCGTAAGGAAAGGATCCAATATAGTTCTTGTCGGTTATGGAAAGACAGGCATGATGAATATGATGATGAGTCTGGCTCTGGATAAAGAGATTACTTTTAAGACGGTATTCCGCTACCGCCACATTTACCCGATGGCAATTGATGCGGTGGCACAGGGAAAAGTAAATTTGAAAGGAATTGCAACACATATTTTTGACTTTGATGACATCCAGAATGCCATGGATCGAAGCATAAATGAAAAAGCAGAGATTGTGAAGGCTGTTGTGAAAATTGCTAAATAA